A DNA window from Solanum lycopersicum chromosome 3, SLM_r2.1 contains the following coding sequences:
- the LOC101263585 gene encoding transcription factor MYB35 has protein sequence MGRPPCCDKANVKRGPWTAEEDAKILAYVATHGIGNWTLVPQKAGLNRCGKSCRLRWTNYLRPDLKHDNFTPQEEDCILELHKTIGSRWSLIAKQLPGRTDNDVKNYWNTKLKKKLVNMGIDPVTHKPFAQVFAEYGKISGLPIQSPTNHIQFFNNNINIFSNETTTPHHPLQQNYSTQIYTRETLQTLCFTEQSHLPSSSSTSWNDDFILGDPLTPGTFLSNHPVEQPTCSPAMDSFVDTILARDKQMLMDFPPLLDVYLDY, from the exons ATGGGACGTCCTCCTTGTTGTGACAAAGCAAATGTGAAAAGAGGGCCTTGGACTGCTGAGGAAGATGCAAAAATCCTTGCTTATGTAGCCACTCATGGAATTGGCAACTGGACATTGGTCCCTCAAAAAGCAG GTCTGAATAGGTGTGGAAAAAGCTGTAGGCTGAGATGGACCAATTATCTGCGTCCCGATCTTAAGCATGACAACTTCACACCTCAAGAAGAAGACTGCATCCTTGAGCTTCACAAAACCATAGGTAGCAg GTGGTCTTTAATAGCGAAACAATTACCAGGGAGAACAGACAATGATGTCAAAAATTACTGGAATACAAAGCTGAAGAAAAAGCTAGTGAACATGGGAATTGATCCTGTAACACATAAACCATTTGCTCAGGTCTTTGCTGAGTATGGTAAAATTAGTGGTCTCCCTATTCAAAGTCCAACGAATCATATCCAATTCttcaacaataatatcaatatcTTCTCAAATGAAACTACTACTCCACATCATCCCTTGCAACAAAACTATTCCACTCAAATCTACACAAGGGAGACTCTACAAACACTTTGTTTTACTGAACAATCTCACCTTCCATCTTCTTCCTCAACGTCTTGGAATGACGACTTTATACTTGGAGACCCTTTAACACCCGGGACATTTTTGTCAAACCATCCTGTTGAACAACCCACTTGTTCCCCTGCAATGGATTCATTCGTGGACACTATCTTGGCTCGCGACAAGCAAATGCTAATGGATTTTCCACCACTTCTAGATGTCTACCTCGATTATTGA
- the LOC101263291 gene encoding (+)-neomenthol dehydrogenase: MASRHESQVFSSLPKTSRWWSKETVAIVTGGNKGIGFALVKRMAELGLTVILTARDNARGMEALESLKQLGLHLYYHHLDVSDISSIQLFTSWFTNNFTALDILVNNAAVSFKDIEENSVEHAETVICTNFYGPKRLIQQLYPTFRSSSTVTRILNISSRLGLLSKLRNEELKSMLLDEENLTEKQIDGLVKLFLQHVKNGTWKSNGWPELWTDYAVSKLALNAYSKVLARKYKGKGISVNCYCPGFTQTSMTGGKGKYTPQDAAEIGVNLALLPPQHLPTGMFYLGSNPPNTYSKL; this comes from the exons atggcatcaagacatgaatcaCAAGTGTTTTCTTCCCTTCCGAAAACCTCCAG atGGTGGTCGAAAGAGACAGTGGCAATAGTGACAGGTGGAAACAAAGGCATTGGTTTTGCGTTAGTGAAAAGAATGGCTGAGTTGGGATTAACAGTAATATTAACAGCTAGAGATAATGCAAGAGGAATGGAAGCACTTGAATCACTAAAGCAATTAGGGTTGCATCTCTATTATCATCACCTTGATGTTTCTGATATTTCATCCATTCAACTATTTACTTCATGGTTCACCAACAATTTCACTGCATTAGATATATTG GTAAATAATGCAGCTGTATCATTCAAGGATATCGAGGAGAACTCAGTGGAGCATGCAGAGACAGTAATATGCACAAATTTTTATGGTCCCAAACGACTTATTCAACAACTCTACCCCACCTTTCGTTCTTCTTCCACTGTCACTCGAATTCTTAATATTAGCTCCAGACTTGGACTTCTCAGT aaGCTGAGAAATGAAGAACTAAAAAGTATGCTATTGGATGAAGAAAACTTAACTGAAAAACAGATTGATGGATTAGTGAagttatttttacaacatgttAAAAATGGGACATGGAAAAGCAATGGTTGGCCAGAATTATGGACTGATTATGCAGTATCAAAGCTTGCATTAAATGCATACTCTAAAGTGTTGGCTAGAAAGTATAAAGGAAAGGGTATAAGTGTGAATTGTTATTGTCCTGGATTTACACAGACTTCAATGACTGGTGGTAAAGGCAAATACACTCCACAAGATGCAGCTGAGATAGGAGTAAATTTGGCTTTGCTACCACCACAACATCTTCCAACAGGAATGTTTTATCTAGGCTCTAATCCTCCAAACACTTACTCCAAGCTTTAA